A region of Terriglobia bacterium DNA encodes the following proteins:
- the hemL gene encoding glutamate-1-semialdehyde 2,1-aminomutase: protein MARRFDKSRELRLRAEAVIPGGVNSPVRAFRAVGGDPPFITRGEGARIWDADGNEYLDYVGSWGPLILGHAAPTVIEAAIDAARRGTSFGASTPSEIDLAEAVLDAYPSMENVRFVNSGTEATMSAIRLARAYTQRKYIVKFEGCYHGHSDALLVKAGSGVATLGIPGSAGVPEEFVQFTLALPYNDPSAVEEAFKKYKGQIACVIVEPVVGNMGCVPPQKGYLDALRYLTSRDNALLIFDEVMTGFRVAFGGAQELYGTRPDLTTLGKIIGGGLPVGAYGGPSDIMDMIAPLGPVYQAGTLSGNPLAMAAGLATIRHLRDNREIYGRLERVAATLVEMVTEAAREAGVQVTANRVGSMFTWFFTPETVTDWLAAATCDTQKFGRFHHGMLNAGVYLPPSQFEAAFLSAAHTDEDISQTIAAAREAFSGVLV from the coding sequence ATGGCCCGCAGATTCGACAAATCGCGCGAACTCCGCCTGCGCGCCGAAGCGGTTATTCCGGGCGGGGTGAACTCACCGGTGCGCGCCTTTCGCGCCGTGGGCGGCGACCCGCCGTTCATCACCCGCGGCGAAGGCGCGCGCATCTGGGATGCCGACGGCAACGAGTACCTTGACTATGTCGGTTCCTGGGGACCGCTGATTCTGGGGCACGCCGCCCCAACGGTGATCGAAGCGGCGATTGACGCGGCGCGCCGCGGCACCAGCTTCGGCGCATCAACCCCATCTGAAATCGATCTCGCCGAGGCCGTGCTCGACGCCTACCCCTCCATGGAGAATGTGCGCTTCGTCAACTCGGGGACGGAAGCGACCATGTCGGCCATCCGCCTGGCGCGCGCCTACACGCAGCGCAAGTACATCGTGAAATTCGAAGGCTGCTATCACGGCCACAGCGACGCGCTGCTGGTGAAGGCCGGCTCGGGCGTGGCGACGCTGGGCATCCCCGGCTCGGCCGGTGTGCCCGAGGAATTTGTGCAGTTCACGCTCGCGCTGCCGTACAACGATCCCAGCGCGGTCGAGGAGGCGTTCAAGAAATACAAGGGTCAGATCGCGTGCGTAATTGTGGAGCCGGTGGTCGGCAACATGGGTTGCGTGCCGCCGCAGAAAGGATACTTGGACGCGCTGCGCTACCTCACCTCGCGCGACAACGCGCTGCTCATCTTCGACGAAGTGATGACCGGCTTCCGCGTGGCCTTCGGCGGCGCGCAGGAACTGTACGGCACGCGTCCCGACCTGACCACGCTGGGCAAGATCATCGGTGGCGGCTTGCCGGTGGGCGCCTACGGCGGGCCCAGCGACATCATGGACATGATTGCGCCGCTCGGGCCGGTGTACCAAGCGGGCACGCTCTCGGGAAATCCTCTCGCCATGGCCGCGGGGCTGGCGACCATCCGCCACCTGCGCGACAACCGCGAAATCTACGGCCGCTTGGAACGCGTGGCGGCCACGCTGGTGGAGATGGTCACGGAAGCGGCACGCGAAGCCGGCGTGCAGGTGACCGCCAACCGCGTCGGATCCATGTTCACCTGGTTTTTTACTCCGGAGACGGTGACGGACTGGCTGGCAGCGGCGACCTGCGACACGCAGAAGTTCGGCCGCTTCCATCACGGTATGCTGAATGCCGGGGTGTACCTGCCGCCCTCGCAGTTTGAGGCGGCCTTCCTGAGCGCGGCCCACACCGACGAAGACATCAGCCAGACCATCGCGGCCGCGCGCGAAGCCTTCAGCGGCGTGTTGGTGTGA